CTTTCTTTCTTATCGTAGAGTTTTTCTATGAGTTCGAAACTGTCTTTTATGATATCCTTTATTGGTGTAAATGAGGGTTTTATCCTATTTTCGGATACCTGAAATATTCTCTTCTCTGCATAGTCAAGAAGTTCATCAACATCCTGCGAGTTATCATAACCCTGTGATATTATGTCTGTAGCAGTATTTATAAGACTTCTCAAGGCTGCTTTTTCTCTTATGATCTTCGCATGATAGCGGACATTAGCTGATGTAGGGACTGAATTCACAAGTGTGGCGAGATATGTGACACCACCTATACTTTCTATCTCATTGTTTTTCCTCAGTGCATCGGTAAGTGTAATAATATCTATTGCTTCATTAGCCTCGCTGAGTTCAATCATTCGCCAGAAGATCCTGCGGTGTGCTTCTTTATAGAAATCATCAATGGAGATGATTTCTAATACCTTATTAATGGCATCGTTATCGAGCAATATTGCTCCTAAAACAGATTGTTCCGCCTCGATATTCTGTGGCGGCATCTTTTCAGTCGGTATCTCTATTGTTCTCATGGGTTACCTCTCTACGAGTCATAGACACTTTAATTGAGCTTGCCGAAATTAAACCCTAACTACAAATACCTTCAATTCTACGGAGACATCAGGGTGTAGTTTCACAGTAACGGTATAATTACCAAGTCTCTTTATGGGCTCTTGCAGGCTAATCTTTCTTTTATCTATTTTTATCCCTTCTCTTGCAATAGCATCGGCTATATCTTTAACGGTAACAGATCCAAACAGTTTTTCCTCTTCACCTGCCTGATGCGGGATGGTTATAACCATCTCAGACAATCTATTTGCAAATTTCTCTGTATCAATCCTTTCCTTATGATGTCTCGCAAGTATTTTCTTTTTCTCCTCCTCAAGTGCCTCGAGGCTCTTTTCTGTTGCCTCTATTGCTAATCCTTTTGGTATAAGGTAGTTCCTTCCATAACCTTCCGCTACATTGACCAGATCACCTGCCTTACCAAGTTTTTCCACATCCTCTCTCAAGATTACCTTCATTTATTACCCTCCATGGTTTTCTTTTCAAACGAGGTTTTCTCTTTATTTTCTTCTGGTTTTATGGTTATATCCCGAACAAAATCTACACAGCGAAACCCTTTTGATTTAACAGAAAACCTCTTCTGGCATGTCTCTCTCCATGCACACACAATACATATATCCTTTTCTGTGATTGACATATACGTTACCCTTTTACTTTTTACTTCTGAAATACCAGATTAAGACTTTACCTATATTGGCAC
The Nitrospirota bacterium DNA segment above includes these coding regions:
- the rplI gene encoding 50S ribosomal protein L9; amino-acid sequence: MKVILREDVEKLGKAGDLVNVAEGYGRNYLIPKGLAIEATEKSLEALEEEKKKILARHHKERIDTEKFANRLSEMVITIPHQAGEEEKLFGSVTVKDIADAIAREGIKIDKRKISLQEPIKRLGNYTVTVKLHPDVSVELKVFVVRV